Proteins from a single region of Verrucosispora sp. NA02020:
- a CDS encoding class I SAM-dependent methyltransferase, with amino-acid sequence MVSTAASFEELLADGESAPVEGWGFDWLAGRATEERPPWGYARLVAERMATVDAALDVDTGGGEVLAEVPRPPRRLVATEAWPPNVPVARENLRPLGATVVAVSPEAPLPFADGSFDLVVSRHPVRTDWPEVARVLRPGGTFLSQQIGPGTVRELSEAVLGPLPPPAYRHPEQEVAQARAAGLTVVDLREATLRTVFHDIGAVVWFLRKVVWTVPGFTVAAHRPALARLHARIEAEGTFVAYARRFLVEATRPAA; translated from the coding sequence ATGGTGTCCACGGCAGCGAGCTTCGAGGAACTACTCGCCGACGGCGAGTCCGCCCCGGTCGAGGGGTGGGGGTTCGACTGGCTGGCCGGGCGGGCCACCGAGGAGCGTCCACCCTGGGGGTACGCCCGCCTGGTGGCGGAGCGGATGGCGACGGTCGACGCGGCACTGGACGTCGACACCGGCGGGGGAGAGGTGCTCGCCGAGGTGCCGCGTCCGCCCCGACGGCTGGTGGCGACCGAGGCGTGGCCGCCGAACGTGCCGGTGGCCCGGGAGAATCTGCGTCCCCTCGGCGCGACCGTGGTGGCGGTGTCCCCGGAGGCGCCGCTGCCTTTCGCCGACGGCAGCTTCGACCTGGTGGTCAGCCGGCATCCGGTGCGGACGGACTGGCCGGAGGTGGCGCGGGTGCTGCGGCCGGGCGGCACGTTCCTGTCGCAGCAGATCGGGCCGGGGACGGTACGCGAACTCAGCGAGGCCGTGCTCGGGCCGTTGCCGCCACCGGCGTACCGGCATCCGGAGCAGGAGGTCGCGCAGGCCCGCGCGGCCGGTCTGACCGTGGTGGACCTGCGCGAGGCGACACTGCGGACGGTCTTCCACGACATCGGCGCGGTGGTCTGGTTCCTGCGCAAGGTGGTCTGGACGGTGCCCGGCTTCACCGTGGCGGCGCACCGGCCGGCGCTGGCCCGCCTGCACGCCCGCATCGAGGCTGAGGGGACCTTCGTCGCGTACGCCCGGCGCTTCCTCGTCGAGGCGACCCGCCCGGCGGCCTGA
- a CDS encoding uridine kinase, translating into MRVRPVSPELLVAELAERFASAEPTGRLRVAVDGAPAARPDDLATALVDPLRALGRPVLHVRAEDFLRPASVRLERGRTNPDSYYEGWVDEAGLRREVLDPAGPDGTGRLLPSLWDAGADRASRADYVALPPGGVVLVSGTFLLGGGLPFDVVVHLELSPGALSRRTAPDLAWTLPAFARYADEVAPATFADLVVRADDARRPAIVESDDDSV; encoded by the coding sequence ATGCGTGTGCGTCCGGTCTCACCCGAGTTGCTCGTCGCCGAACTGGCCGAGCGGTTCGCCTCCGCCGAACCGACAGGACGGCTGCGGGTGGCCGTGGACGGCGCTCCCGCCGCCCGCCCCGACGACCTGGCCACCGCCCTGGTCGACCCGCTGCGCGCCCTCGGCCGCCCGGTGCTGCACGTCCGGGCCGAGGACTTCCTCCGCCCCGCCTCGGTACGCCTGGAGCGCGGACGGACCAACCCGGACTCCTACTACGAGGGCTGGGTCGACGAGGCCGGCCTGCGCCGCGAGGTGCTCGACCCGGCCGGGCCGGACGGCACCGGCCGCCTGCTGCCCTCGCTCTGGGACGCCGGGGCCGACCGGGCCAGCCGCGCCGACTACGTCGCCCTGCCGCCCGGCGGGGTGGTGCTGGTCAGCGGCACGTTCCTGCTCGGCGGCGGGCTGCCCTTCGACGTCGTCGTCCACCTCGAACTGTCGCCCGGCGCGCTGAGTCGCCGCACCGCCCCCGACCTGGCCTGGACGCTGCCCGCCTTCGCCCGGTACGCCGACGAGGTCGCCCCCGCCACCTTCGCCGACCTGGTGGTCCGGGCCGACGACGCGCGCCGTCCCGCGATCGTGGAATCCGACGACGACTCGGTTTGA
- a CDS encoding winged helix-turn-helix domain-containing protein, with the protein MTITVDLASAAASPRLNRLLELLGELAESGEGRVSGGDGGERPTVAEDPRTVQILTGPRRVRQGDRDVPLTRIEYDLLLFLAERPRRVFTRLQLLNSVWGYDHAVARTVDVHVRRLRAKLGVDTPLLTTVHGVGYRLADDARVAVQR; encoded by the coding sequence CTGACCATCACCGTCGACCTCGCCTCGGCGGCCGCGAGCCCCCGCCTGAACCGCCTGCTGGAACTGCTTGGCGAACTCGCCGAGTCGGGCGAGGGGCGGGTGTCGGGCGGCGACGGCGGCGAGCGGCCCACCGTGGCGGAGGACCCCCGGACCGTGCAGATCCTCACCGGGCCGCGCCGGGTGCGTCAGGGCGACCGGGACGTCCCGCTGACCCGCATCGAGTACGACCTGTTGCTCTTCCTCGCCGAACGCCCGCGCCGGGTGTTCACCCGGCTCCAGTTGCTCAACTCGGTGTGGGGCTACGACCACGCGGTGGCCCGTACCGTCGACGTGCACGTCCGCCGGTTGCGCGCCAAGCTCGGCGTCGACACGCCGCTGCTGACCACCGTCCACGGTGTGGGGTACCGCCTCGCCGACGACGCCCGGGTGGCCGTCCAGCGGTGA
- a CDS encoding ankyrin repeat domain-containing protein codes for MSEELDAETLEFAHRMFDLARDGATTELAGYVDAGLPVNLTNERGDTLLILAAYHAHPETVAALLERGADHARTNDRGQTALAAAVFRKNATAVRALLGAGADPDGGNPSAVETAQFFDLPEMLTLLRPTA; via the coding sequence GTGAGCGAGGAACTCGACGCCGAGACCCTGGAGTTCGCGCACCGGATGTTCGACCTGGCGCGCGACGGCGCGACCACCGAACTCGCCGGTTACGTCGACGCGGGGCTGCCGGTCAACCTGACCAACGAGCGGGGCGACACCCTGCTGATCCTGGCGGCGTACCACGCCCACCCGGAGACCGTCGCCGCCCTGCTGGAGCGCGGCGCCGACCACGCGCGTACCAACGACCGGGGTCAGACCGCCCTCGCCGCGGCGGTGTTCCGCAAGAACGCCACGGCGGTCCGCGCGCTGCTCGGCGCCGGCGCGGACCCGGACGGCGGCAATCCGTCCGCCGTGGAGACGGCGCAGTTCTTCGACCTGCCGGAGATGCTCACGCTGCTGCGCCCCACGGCCTGA
- a CDS encoding GAF and ANTAR domain-containing protein — protein sequence MNLETSPPPADTFGVLETAALLRELTAGLIAVDDFDAALTAMVRITRDALPGVSWCDFTALRAGEPAGVAASDAPLAGLDDVSFGPDTPAMEAIRRREMVGAENLDAEPRWPDWTPRAREFGVHGVISAPVDIDEQVIGAVNLYAGESDVLSTGHQLTAMLLAEHAGLLLAAVRERERRAAVVGAEDAALLADGVIGHAVGVVMAQRGCPSEDALEVLRSAASSLSIPLREVAERLVSTVSRPRET from the coding sequence GTGAACCTGGAGACCAGCCCTCCGCCGGCCGATACCTTCGGCGTCCTGGAGACAGCGGCCCTGCTGCGGGAACTCACCGCCGGACTCATCGCGGTGGACGACTTCGACGCGGCGCTCACCGCGATGGTGCGCATCACCCGTGACGCCCTGCCCGGGGTGAGCTGGTGCGATTTCACCGCGCTGCGGGCCGGCGAGCCCGCCGGAGTGGCCGCCTCCGACGCCCCGCTCGCCGGGTTGGACGACGTGAGCTTCGGCCCGGACACCCCGGCGATGGAGGCGATCCGCCGCCGGGAGATGGTCGGTGCCGAGAACCTCGACGCCGAGCCCCGCTGGCCGGACTGGACGCCCCGCGCCCGGGAGTTCGGTGTGCACGGCGTGATCTCCGCACCGGTCGACATCGACGAGCAGGTGATCGGTGCGGTCAACCTCTATGCGGGTGAGTCCGATGTGCTCTCCACCGGTCACCAGTTGACCGCGATGCTGCTCGCCGAGCACGCCGGTCTGTTGCTGGCCGCCGTACGCGAGCGGGAGCGGCGGGCCGCGGTGGTCGGTGCCGAGGACGCCGCGCTGCTGGCCGACGGGGTGATCGGCCACGCCGTCGGGGTGGTCATGGCGCAGCGCGGCTGCCCGTCCGAGGACGCCCTCGAGGTGCTGCGCAGCGCGGCCTCGTCACTGTCGATCCCGTTGCGGGAGGTGGCCGAGCGGCTGGTCAGCACGGTCTCCCGACCTCGGGAAACCTGA
- a CDS encoding rhodanese-like domain-containing protein, which yields MSQNHSVAARCPASVPPPGSRGIDEILAAARTRLDRLDPEQAHVAHRTGALLVDIRPAAQRAAHGTVPGSLIVERNVLEWRFDPRCAARLPQAVGYDVPVVVICQEGYTSSLAAAALQDIGLHRATDVTGGFAAWRIAGLPVLGPTPPTRPSTLASPATAGRASR from the coding sequence ATGTCGCAGAACCATTCCGTCGCCGCCCGCTGTCCGGCGTCGGTGCCGCCTCCGGGCTCCCGGGGCATCGACGAGATCCTGGCCGCCGCCCGCACCCGACTCGACCGGCTCGACCCGGAACAGGCCCACGTGGCGCACCGGACCGGCGCCCTGCTGGTCGACATCCGTCCGGCCGCCCAGCGCGCCGCGCACGGCACCGTGCCGGGTTCGCTGATCGTCGAACGCAACGTGCTGGAGTGGCGTTTCGACCCCCGCTGCGCGGCCCGGCTGCCGCAGGCCGTCGGGTACGACGTGCCGGTGGTCGTCATCTGCCAGGAGGGCTACACCTCGTCGCTGGCCGCCGCCGCGCTGCAGGACATCGGCCTGCACCGGGCGACCGACGTGACCGGCGGGTTCGCCGCCTGGCGGATCGCCGGACTGCCCGTGCTCGGACCCACTCCACCCACCAGACCTTCCACCCTCGCGTCCCCGGCGACCGCCGGCCGGGCGTCCCGCTGA
- the secA2 gene encoding accessory Sec system translocase SecA2, whose amino-acid sequence MGVSQRLKTRFRRFLQRPGTTVDLAPLEKLLPAIEAREEKVSAFDDAELTEAADAASSYEEICALGREAARRGLDQRPYDVQLLGAMSLLSGKVAEMATGEGKTLTAAIAAYGHVRLGNGPVHVLTVNDYLARRDAQWMEPVYTLLGLTVGWVNEASTPIERRAAYACDVTYVSVSEAGFDFLRDQLVTDIADRVQPPLRTAIVDEADSILIDEARVPMVLAGSVPGEQDPVHTAAGLVRGLRKGKHYTVAEDGRSAAFTSAGLAAVEAKLGIDLYDEENVEQLSAVNVALHAHALLHRDVDYIVRDGTVELIDEMRGRVAQRRRWPDGLQAAVEAKEGLDATAEGEVLGTIAVQAYIGLYPKVCGMTATAVLVGDQLREFFGLEVAVIPPNTPCVRVDEPDRIYATRAEKEEALIDEIQRCHADGRPVLVGTLDVKESEQLAAGLHAAGVPCVVLNAKNDDEEAAIIAEAGAHGTVTVSTQMAGRGVDIRLGGSDQADRDQVAELGGLYVIGSGRHDSRRVDDQLRGRAGRQGDPGGSVFFVSLEDDLVVRHAGDAVPPSPRMNADGLVTDAQVDYAVEHAQRVAEGVNHEIHRNTWRYSVVIEQQRKALAERRERLLTSDVAALMLLDKMPDKAGEMDEDLLARAARSIALYHLDRLWAAHLAELSEVREGVHLRALGRLDPLDEFHRAAVPAFTNLVPEIEARTLATFEETEFDEDWEPDESELSRPSATWTYLVHDNPFGSELDRLIASVGRRLSGAGSR is encoded by the coding sequence ATGGGTGTGTCGCAACGGTTGAAGACCAGGTTCCGCCGGTTCCTCCAGCGCCCGGGGACCACGGTCGATCTGGCCCCGCTGGAGAAGCTGCTGCCGGCCATCGAGGCCCGCGAGGAGAAGGTCTCGGCGTTCGACGACGCCGAACTCACCGAGGCCGCCGACGCCGCGTCGAGCTACGAGGAGATCTGCGCGCTCGGCCGGGAGGCCGCCCGCCGCGGGCTCGACCAACGGCCGTACGACGTGCAGCTGCTCGGCGCGATGTCGCTGCTCTCCGGCAAGGTCGCCGAGATGGCCACCGGTGAGGGCAAGACGCTGACCGCCGCGATCGCCGCGTACGGGCACGTCCGGCTCGGCAACGGTCCGGTGCACGTGCTCACCGTCAACGACTACCTGGCCCGCCGGGACGCCCAGTGGATGGAGCCGGTCTACACGCTCCTCGGGCTCACCGTCGGCTGGGTCAACGAGGCGTCCACCCCGATCGAGCGGCGGGCCGCGTACGCCTGCGACGTGACCTACGTCTCGGTCAGCGAGGCGGGCTTCGACTTCCTGCGCGACCAACTCGTCACCGACATCGCCGACCGGGTCCAGCCGCCGCTGCGCACCGCCATCGTCGACGAGGCGGACTCGATCCTGATCGACGAGGCCCGGGTGCCGATGGTGCTCGCCGGCTCGGTGCCGGGCGAGCAGGACCCCGTACACACCGCCGCCGGGCTGGTGCGCGGCCTGCGCAAGGGCAAGCACTACACCGTCGCCGAGGACGGCCGCAGCGCCGCCTTCACCTCCGCCGGCCTGGCCGCCGTCGAGGCCAAGCTCGGCATCGACCTGTACGACGAGGAGAACGTCGAGCAGCTCTCCGCGGTGAACGTGGCGCTGCACGCGCACGCCCTGCTGCACCGGGACGTGGACTACATCGTCCGGGACGGCACGGTCGAGCTGATCGACGAGATGCGTGGCCGGGTCGCCCAGCGGCGACGCTGGCCCGATGGGCTCCAGGCCGCGGTCGAGGCCAAGGAGGGGCTGGACGCCACCGCCGAGGGCGAGGTGCTGGGCACCATCGCCGTGCAGGCGTACATCGGTCTCTACCCGAAGGTGTGCGGCATGACCGCGACCGCCGTGCTGGTCGGCGACCAGCTCCGGGAGTTCTTCGGTCTGGAGGTCGCGGTGATCCCGCCGAACACCCCGTGCGTGCGGGTGGACGAGCCGGACCGCATCTACGCCACCCGGGCCGAGAAGGAGGAGGCGCTGATCGACGAGATCCAGCGCTGCCACGCCGACGGGCGTCCGGTGCTGGTCGGCACGCTCGACGTCAAGGAGTCCGAGCAACTCGCCGCCGGTCTGCACGCGGCCGGCGTGCCCTGCGTGGTGCTCAACGCCAAGAACGACGACGAGGAGGCGGCGATCATCGCCGAGGCCGGTGCCCACGGCACGGTGACCGTCTCCACCCAGATGGCCGGCCGGGGCGTGGACATCCGCCTCGGCGGCAGCGACCAGGCCGACCGGGACCAGGTCGCCGAGCTGGGCGGCCTCTACGTGATCGGCAGCGGCCGGCACGACAGCCGCCGGGTCGACGACCAGCTCCGGGGCCGGGCCGGGCGGCAGGGTGACCCGGGCGGGTCGGTCTTCTTCGTCAGCCTGGAGGACGACCTGGTGGTCCGGCACGCCGGCGACGCCGTGCCGCCCTCACCCCGCATGAACGCCGACGGCCTGGTCACCGACGCGCAGGTGGACTACGCCGTGGAGCACGCGCAGCGGGTCGCGGAAGGGGTCAACCACGAGATCCACCGCAACACCTGGCGCTACAGCGTGGTCATCGAGCAGCAGCGCAAGGCACTCGCCGAGCGCCGGGAGCGGTTGCTGACCAGCGACGTCGCGGCGCTGATGCTGCTGGACAAGATGCCCGACAAGGCCGGCGAGATGGACGAGGACCTGCTCGCCCGGGCCGCCCGGTCGATCGCGCTCTACCACCTCGACCGGCTCTGGGCCGCGCACCTGGCCGAGCTCTCCGAGGTACGCGAGGGTGTGCACCTGCGTGCCCTGGGCCGCCTCGACCCGCTGGACGAGTTCCACCGCGCCGCCGTGCCCGCCTTCACCAACCTGGTGCCCGAGATCGAGGCCCGTACGCTGGCCACCTTCGAGGAGACCGAGTTCGACGAGGACTGGGAGCCGGACGAGTCCGAGCTGAGCCGGCCCAGCGCCACCTGGACCTACCTCGTGCACGACAACCCGTTCGGCTCCGAGTTGGACCGACTGATCGCCTCGGTCGGCCGTCGCCTGTCCGGAGCCGGATCCCGCTGA
- a CDS encoding winged helix-turn-helix domain-containing protein yields the protein MSVSPASSRAGWHTSQPAVPGRPPGGQRRPANSTTPVLTVTLSIPLVCEESLTPAARRLLDAARELLERGEGTIVASPPVVPERRTESVPAGRAPSRQIAPTIPTLHILASSRSVLRDGEPLPLTRLEFDLLLHLVAHPRRVFTRLQLLNAVWGYEHAGVRTVDVHVRRLRGKVGVDVPLVTTVYGVGYRLADDARVTLDRTA from the coding sequence ATGTCGGTCAGCCCCGCATCGTCGCGCGCCGGATGGCATACGTCCCAGCCCGCGGTGCCCGGTCGCCCGCCCGGCGGTCAGCGACGTCCGGCCAACTCCACCACACCCGTGCTCACCGTCACCCTCTCCATTCCGCTGGTCTGCGAGGAGTCGTTGACGCCGGCCGCCCGGCGGCTGCTGGACGCGGCCCGGGAACTGCTGGAACGCGGCGAGGGGACGATCGTGGCCAGCCCGCCGGTGGTGCCGGAGCGGCGGACCGAGAGCGTTCCCGCCGGACGCGCGCCATCGCGGCAGATCGCCCCGACCATCCCGACCCTGCACATCCTCGCCTCGTCCCGTTCGGTGCTGCGCGACGGCGAGCCGCTGCCGTTGACCCGGCTGGAATTCGACCTGCTGCTGCACCTGGTCGCACACCCCCGCCGGGTGTTCACCCGGCTCCAACTGCTCAACGCCGTCTGGGGCTACGAGCACGCCGGGGTCCGCACCGTGGACGTGCACGTACGCCGGCTGCGCGGCAAGGTCGGCGTCGACGTACCCCTGGTCACCACCGTCTACGGTGTCGGCTACCGGCTCGCCGACGACGCCCGCGTCACCCTCGACCGCACCGCCTGA
- a CDS encoding glucosyl-3-phosphoglycerate synthase, with product MEAWATYRTTSAADWPTRRLLRAKGDSRVSVVLPARNEEATVGAIVSTIREHLMDRVPLVDELIVVDSRSTDRTAEVARAAGAEVVGQDAMTQGLPRLTGKGDALWAGLAAAEGDVVAFVDADLREFRPHFVTGLIGPLLTDPSVDFVKGFYHRPLINTSGVEADGGGRVTELMARPMLNLFWPELAGFVQPLAGEYAGRREVLAQVPFVSGYGVETAMLIDLLELVGLDALAQVDLGERKHRHQDTAALGRMSAQIMLTAWSRLQRRGWANPDVLPTALLTQFRRGGSDALPNLDREIVVSDVSVEERPPLAELRHRVPRRRVAATS from the coding sequence GTGGAGGCCTGGGCCACGTATCGGACGACCTCGGCGGCCGACTGGCCGACGCGGCGGCTGCTGCGGGCCAAGGGTGACAGCCGGGTCAGCGTGGTGTTGCCGGCGCGCAACGAAGAGGCCACCGTCGGGGCGATCGTGTCGACCATCCGCGAGCACCTGATGGACCGGGTGCCGCTGGTCGACGAGTTGATCGTGGTCGACTCGCGGTCCACCGACCGGACCGCCGAGGTGGCGCGGGCTGCCGGTGCCGAGGTGGTCGGCCAGGACGCGATGACCCAGGGGCTGCCCCGGTTGACCGGCAAGGGCGACGCGCTCTGGGCCGGGCTGGCCGCGGCGGAGGGCGACGTGGTGGCGTTCGTCGACGCCGACCTGCGGGAGTTCCGGCCGCACTTCGTCACCGGGCTGATCGGCCCGCTGCTCACCGACCCGTCGGTCGACTTCGTCAAAGGCTTCTACCACCGGCCCCTGATCAACACCAGCGGGGTGGAGGCCGACGGCGGCGGCCGGGTGACCGAGCTGATGGCCCGGCCGATGCTCAACCTGTTCTGGCCGGAGCTGGCCGGTTTCGTGCAGCCGCTGGCCGGTGAGTACGCCGGCCGCCGCGAGGTGCTGGCCCAGGTGCCGTTCGTCTCCGGTTACGGCGTGGAGACCGCGATGCTGATCGACCTGCTGGAACTCGTCGGGCTGGACGCGCTGGCCCAGGTCGACCTCGGCGAACGCAAGCACCGGCACCAGGACACCGCCGCGCTGGGCCGGATGTCCGCGCAGATCATGCTCACCGCCTGGTCGCGGCTGCAGCGCCGGGGCTGGGCCAACCCGGACGTGCTGCCCACCGCGCTGCTCACCCAGTTCCGCCGGGGCGGCTCCGACGCCCTGCCGAACCTGGACCGGGAGATCGTGGTCAGCGACGTGTCGGTGGAGGAGCGCCCGCCGCTGGCGGAGCTACGGCACCGGGTGCCGCGACGGCGGGTGGCGGCCACGTCGTAG
- a CDS encoding PIG-L deacetylase family protein, with amino-acid sequence MDGPDRMEVPMDTPLTPVTEDWQRALAIVAHPDDLEFGAAAAIARWTAQGKQVVYCLVTSGEAGIDGMAPEQARTVREQEQRASAELVGVDVVEFLGLPDGILEYGVPLRRELAAVVRRHRPEIVITNNFRETWDGAVTLNQADHIAVGRATLDAVRDAGNRWIFPEQLTDEVEPWSGVRQVWAASSPRAEHGVDTTETFAQGVASLEAHEAYLTGLGDGSFDAEEFLEGGARPVGSRLGVRYGTSFEVFHFDLW; translated from the coding sequence ATGGACGGACCCGACCGGATGGAGGTGCCGATGGACACGCCGCTCACCCCGGTGACCGAGGACTGGCAGCGGGCGCTGGCGATCGTGGCGCACCCCGACGACCTGGAGTTCGGTGCCGCCGCCGCGATCGCCCGCTGGACCGCCCAGGGCAAGCAGGTGGTGTACTGCCTGGTGACCAGCGGCGAGGCGGGCATCGACGGGATGGCGCCGGAGCAGGCCCGCACGGTACGCGAGCAGGAGCAGCGCGCCTCGGCGGAGCTGGTCGGCGTGGACGTCGTCGAGTTCCTCGGCCTGCCCGACGGAATCCTGGAGTACGGCGTACCGCTGCGCCGGGAGCTGGCGGCCGTGGTGCGCCGGCACCGCCCGGAGATCGTCATCACGAACAACTTCCGGGAGACCTGGGACGGCGCGGTCACCCTCAACCAGGCCGACCACATCGCGGTGGGCCGGGCCACGCTGGACGCGGTCCGGGACGCCGGCAACCGGTGGATCTTCCCGGAGCAGCTGACCGACGAGGTCGAGCCGTGGAGCGGGGTACGCCAGGTGTGGGCGGCCTCGTCGCCACGCGCCGAGCACGGCGTGGACACCACCGAGACGTTCGCGCAGGGGGTGGCGTCGCTGGAGGCACACGAGGCGTACCTGACCGGGTTGGGTGACGGCAGCTTCGACGCCGAGGAGTTCCTGGAGGGCGGCGCGCGGCCGGTGGGGAGCCGGTTGGGCGTGCGCTACGGCACCTCGTTCGAGGTGTTCCACTTCGACCTGTGGTAG
- a CDS encoding cysteine dioxygenase family protein yields MSALPVTEPDLLAVARRWAADTASWPVPLRFDPTTRWYARLDADEHHEVWALSWLPGQGTDLHDHGGSSGAFLVAAGVLTEETVSGGRLRPHLLAAGSGRRFGPRHVHVVTNRHADPAVSVHVYRPALSRMTRYRLAHGRLLVAEVAEAGVAW; encoded by the coding sequence ATGTCTGCTCTGCCCGTCACCGAGCCGGACCTGCTCGCCGTCGCCCGGCGCTGGGCCGCCGACACCGCGAGCTGGCCCGTACCGCTGCGCTTCGACCCGACCACCCGGTGGTACGCCCGACTCGATGCCGACGAGCACCACGAGGTGTGGGCGCTGAGCTGGCTGCCCGGGCAGGGCACCGACCTGCACGACCACGGCGGCTCCTCCGGCGCCTTCCTGGTCGCGGCGGGTGTCCTCACCGAGGAGACGGTCAGCGGCGGGCGGCTGCGCCCGCACCTGCTCGCCGCCGGTTCCGGCCGACGCTTCGGGCCCCGGCACGTGCACGTGGTGACCAACCGGCACGCCGACCCCGCGGTCAGCGTCCACGTCTACCGCCCGGCCCTGAGCCGGATGACCCGCTATCGCCTCGCACACGGCCGGCTGCTCGTCGCCGAGGTGGCCGAGGCCGGCGTGGCATGGTGA
- a CDS encoding TraR/DksA C4-type zinc finger protein, with product MLVHDTVGTGRSQAEIDQIRLSLQARHDELSAEYEQAVQQSHVLRLVEVGDTAGDDQADSGTKTAERDTAQSLLRTILDRRAQFEHALTRLAEGTYGFCEGCTSPIPVERLEIFPSATTCVTCKQTRERRAA from the coding sequence ATGCTCGTCCACGACACGGTCGGCACGGGCCGATCCCAGGCGGAGATCGACCAGATCCGACTCTCCCTGCAGGCCCGCCACGACGAGCTGTCCGCGGAGTACGAGCAGGCGGTGCAGCAGAGCCACGTGCTGCGGCTGGTCGAGGTGGGCGACACCGCCGGCGACGACCAGGCCGACAGCGGCACCAAGACCGCCGAGCGGGACACCGCGCAGTCACTGCTGCGGACCATCCTCGACCGGCGCGCCCAGTTCGAGCACGCGTTGACGCGTCTCGCCGAGGGCACGTACGGCTTCTGCGAGGGCTGCACCTCGCCGATCCCGGTGGAACGCCTGGAGATCTTCCCGTCGGCGACCACCTGCGTGACCTGCAAGCAGACCCGCGAGCGCCGGGCCGCCTGA
- a CDS encoding DUF2267 domain-containing protein has protein sequence MSERFESAVESSMDKTILILKDIEQAYGWPKEQRNQSYAALRTVLHLLRDRMPVQESVEFSAQLPMVVRGIYFEGWQPSDVPIKLNRDDFLYEVRQGFPYDVQGGPERVVQVVLDTLRRHITQGEWDEVKDTMPDDLARIMP, from the coding sequence ATGTCTGAGCGGTTCGAGTCGGCGGTCGAGTCCTCGATGGACAAGACCATCCTGATCCTCAAGGACATCGAGCAGGCGTACGGGTGGCCGAAGGAGCAGCGCAACCAGTCGTACGCGGCGCTGCGCACGGTGCTGCACCTGCTGCGCGACCGGATGCCGGTGCAGGAGAGCGTGGAGTTCTCCGCCCAACTGCCGATGGTGGTGCGCGGCATCTACTTCGAGGGCTGGCAGCCGTCCGACGTGCCGATCAAGCTGAACCGGGACGACTTCCTGTACGAGGTCCGCCAGGGCTTCCCGTACGACGTGCAGGGCGGCCCGGAGCGGGTGGTCCAGGTCGTGCTGGACACCCTGCGCCGGCACATCACCCAGGGCGAGTGGGACGAGGTGAAGGACACCATGCCCGACGACCTGGCCCGGATCATGCCCTGA
- a CDS encoding DUF2231 domain-containing protein gives MQSRLRVQGHPIQPMLVTFPYGLFVCATIFDLADVVGGPVFLGEVGYWTAVAALVAAALTAIAGMVDLWDVPPDRVRRTAITFNLVNAGMAGLFLISCLVRADAANRGAAPALLVVQVVALAIGGVGVHLGSRLMRHFESAGAAAPGFDGLRGVDGPTVEVVRPRP, from the coding sequence ATGCAGAGCCGGCTGCGGGTGCAGGGGCATCCCATCCAACCGATGCTGGTGACGTTCCCGTACGGGCTCTTCGTCTGCGCGACCATCTTCGACCTCGCCGACGTCGTCGGCGGTCCGGTCTTCCTCGGTGAGGTCGGCTACTGGACGGCGGTGGCCGCGCTGGTGGCGGCGGCGTTGACCGCGATCGCCGGCATGGTCGACCTGTGGGACGTGCCGCCGGACCGGGTCCGTCGCACCGCGATCACCTTCAACCTGGTCAACGCCGGCATGGCCGGACTGTTCCTGATCTCCTGCCTGGTCCGGGCCGACGCGGCGAACCGGGGCGCGGCCCCCGCGCTGCTGGTGGTCCAGGTGGTCGCGTTGGCGATCGGCGGCGTCGGCGTGCACCTCGGCTCGCGGCTGATGCGGCACTTCGAGTCCGCCGGCGCCGCGGCGCCCGGCTTCGACGGCCTGCGCGGCGTGGACGGCCCCACCGTGGAGGTCGTCCGGCCCCGCCCGTAG